From a single Arachis hypogaea cultivar Tifrunner chromosome 3, arahy.Tifrunner.gnm2.J5K5, whole genome shotgun sequence genomic region:
- the LOC112769397 gene encoding auxin-responsive protein SAUR21-like: MGVRVIPETMIQHAKQILRLRSHHANKIDVPKGHFAVYVGDEDNNMKRFVVPISFLKQPMFQALLKRAEDEFGFHQPMGNHHLLIPCPVDHFLDLTSRITNN; the protein is encoded by the coding sequence atggGTGTTCGTGTGATTCCAGAGACGATGATCCAACATGCAAAGCAAATTCTAAGATTGAGGTCTCATCATGCAAACAAAATTGATGTGCCAAAAGGGCACTTTGCGGTGTATGTGGGAGATGAAGATAACAACATGAAGCGGTTTGTGGTTCCTATTTCCTTCTTGAAGCAGCCAATGTTCCAAGCTTTGTTGAAACGTGCTGAGGATGAATTTGGCTTTCACCAACCAATGGGAAATCATCATCTTCTTATTCCTTGTCCTGTTGATCATTTCCTTGATCTCACTTCTCGAATCACCAACAACTAG